A stretch of DNA from Sphingopyxis sp. MWB1:
GATCGACATTCTGGGGTTCGTCCTCGTCACTCTTGCAGGCGGCGTATACGGCAGATTGCCGTTACGGTTTCTCCCTCCCCATTATCATGGCTTGCGTCAAGGTCCACCGGGGGAAACTTGCCTTTCATACGAATGTGACGCAATCTGCCTGCAAAGAGGCGCGCCATCGCGCGGAAACAAGGGGTATCGAGGGTGCGAACCTATTTGGTCGTCGTGGATGACAGCCCGGAATCCTCGCTGGCGCTGCGCTTTGCAGCGCGGCGAGCGGCGCGGACCGGGGCCGGGGTAATGGTGCTGGCCGTGATCGAGCCACAGGATTTCCTGGCTTTCAGCGGGGCTCAGGCCACCATCGAGGCCGAAGCGCGCGAACATGCCGAAAAACTGGTCGCCGATGCCGCCGAAGCGGTCGCGCAGGAAGGCAATGTTTCCTCGCAGGTGATGGTGAAATCGGGCAAGCCCGCCGAGGTGGTGCGCGAGTTGCTGAACGGCGATTATGACATCACTGCGCTGGTGCTGGGAACCACCGCCAGCGGGGCGCCGGGGCCGCTCGTTGCGCATTTCACCGGGCAT
This window harbors:
- a CDS encoding universal stress protein encodes the protein MRTYLVVVDDSPESSLALRFAARRAARTGAGVMVLAVIEPQDFLAFSGAQATIEAEAREHAEKLVADAAEAVAQEGNVSSQVMVKSGKPAEVVRELLNGDYDITALVLGTTASGAPGPLVAHFTGHDAGTLPCPVMIVPGGIDVARLDAVS